The following are encoded in a window of Nomia melanderi isolate GNS246 chromosome 6, iyNomMela1, whole genome shotgun sequence genomic DNA:
- the Pcf11 gene encoding pcf11 cleavage and polyadenylation factor subunit isoform X1 produces MTSTKSKEIADEYISSLSDLTINSKPLINMLTMLAEDNIEHAPAIVQAVENHLQKVRSDIKLPVLYLIDSIVKNVNGAYLNLFTQNIVNTFCGVFEKVDENTRASMWKLRQTWNDVFPAKKLFSLDVRVQSIDPAWPITASPTSVSSGSIHVNPRFFSMPQQSATTIVSQPIVAPVKLPPGDPVTPTEAAMREQLLKKQRELLELQKKKIELELLQAKANLEQQQRQLDKQAGNLKAELVAATTHVIPPSVDTITQGKCVTPTIPAQTPKPVTKQFPAATASLLKNAGTNNGPRIAPASSIAVASAKPVSRDPRLKTTPTQDVPVSSVDPRQRISTPTQKDTRGEGQTQLAANTNTVLSDQLKQQLLSKQAVTSTINKSPTNLAGSDTATINASNNNNANTNLNNNNNNKNFSGNANKDAVSHRTSQKKDPRLSSNSSGNLNSNSLKGSQISSELTSSSATLSVSCRGSGSSDSKAKDSKSSNSRSSSSSTVEKSSTSSKSSHRKIVNKSRSKQPQTSPNKIPKIDRDVSPVRSKSREKDSGDSSPSSRTSPQSFQTSKNRKKNTKSRKRSPSPPYRIPRRNDTKSNSSVSSSGGVTEEEQSGSLIVSPPHPPAFKEIRPNARQRNYVRRNKDGSLSPERSPANAGNAQATVEPTLESSSKDEDLRASLPLPGATASVPEKKEDLDLRVLPPPVNTNKRQSSEHMESAIAKKTKTEKFDALFGNEDVDLRTLTHPKAGRPPTPPPPVISGEDGKDGWAKLKTPSKSDRDKQANNTDDKRDSRDRNRDRLGRLRLYNKLPDDPKERRRTLSNEDQDNRPGRRGRENDKPERNEDRNIEIIMKQAAEQLNQGSITKTQYNTLIQEVLHMSEDRKLRAAQRKEKEVGCIVWEKGVNLDIAGGPGDRASTFSPSSDKEVMRGKEHPIPRNANGPRWQNQPWQQPGPWAHPPGPAYGPQGHFNSDFRPVGPWQNPRHFGPMRPDYQYHGGFNHNLGPNPRLGPGIIGPMGPNGPLMSNLLPNGPIGPMGIPNPAISLSGINGPGMMMNNGPISNLMSNPNITSLATRNVSPNSTSKYDLEDGDQNYSSTIVKNTNPHSRELPPPDPKLLDEIARDTMKSINIDNIPREIRYYGQTGVVFMNWDDPREIGFQDGIRRILIDDKDTITCAFNDQYKEFMYEGEVHRIKLGAPTRELYVDDRWYECYFGGMPITIDLGGKKVSIKLEGPPPQVKIGTVKRTDLVVAKINLIINARNMVPVFLDAKPQIFEIEGKPHTLEFIDSLQTVLLNGRPFKVEFGGLPKPIIVRDKKHFIRFSVVPRGVRPGYVKIAGMRGEEPIESPPTPPLLTQKPKVSDTTTAPAQFSTVEPESTSQDGSDLRSTPKPDLQLDMLSSVLPSAMAPASGLSYQAEPAENPSSTAPALSLPLNMNELFQRLVETGIVPNLSEQKKPEEEEEKKEPEIIPVSFDKPETLKVKQPAIAAALYSGMQCSSCGARFAPELATRYSHHLDWHFRQNRRERDSARKAHSRPWYYDVSDWIQFEEIEDLEDRAQSWFETEKQTADTEGIAPEDSPQETLQPSVPTGSDEDSRCQVCHDAFEQFYNEEKEEWHLRPAINFEGKNYHPLCLEDYKEKSLVRALEKSALALEETIEEMEDEKKENSDDTLVEENKTEELSMETLLPENETAADTSDEAMEEAVQEETSEVIQKEDEAMIVDSMDIEQNEKVEEEQELQKNNEESIHGEAMEKEVVPTTTETEESQTEIVDKPFENIKIKEEPLDEPEEQLEEEQFDFASVEVKEEPVDPEPDPEESVIAEPASVDTTYAAVKSSIDGNVELDSTPAAIPAAPSRIKINITKPLCINKEPEEPKEKEKPGTETPIEEVTEPLVPASIKPALQGRKLSNLPPVERGQELSGLCSIM; encoded by the exons ATGACGTCAACAAAGTCTAAGGAGATAGCAGATGAGTATATCTCATCGCTGTCTGACTTGACGATCAATAGCAAGCCATTGATTAATATGCTTACAATGCTGGCAGAAGACAACATTGAACATGCACCGGCAATTGTGCAAGCAGTCGAGAATCATCTACAAAAG gtgAGAAGTGACATCAAATTGCCTGTTTTATATTTGATTGATTCAATCGTGAAGAATGTAAATGGAGCATATTTAAATCTCTTCAcacaaaatattgtaaacacTTTTTGTGGAGTGTTCGAGAAg GTGGATGAGAACACACGAGCCAGTATGTGGAAGTTGAGGCAAACATGGAATGATGTATTCCCTGCGAAAAAGTTATTTTCTTTGGATGTACGGGTGCAAAGTATTGATCCTGCCTGGCCAATCACTGCCTCCCCTACTAGTGTTTCTTCAGGATCTATACACGTGAATCCTCGATTTTTCTCGATG cCTCAACAGTCTGCAACTACGATTGTATCACAACCAATTGTGGCACCTGTTAAACTGCCTCCGGGTGATCCCGTAACACCAACGGAAGCAGCAATGCGGGAGCAGTTACTAAAGAAACAAcgagaattattagaattacaGAAGAAAAAGATTGAATTAGAATTACTTCAGGCTAAAGCTAATTTAGAACAACAACAACGGCAGTTGGATAAGCAAGCGGGAAATTTGAAAGCAGAATTG GTTGCAGCTACTACTCATGTGATACCGCCCAGCGTGGATACTATTACACAAGGAAAGTGTGTTACACCTACAATACCAGCTCAAACACCAAAACCAGTAACAAAACAG TTTCCAGCAGCGACTGCGTCACTTCTGAAAAATGCAGGGACGAACAATGGTCCACGAATCGCACCGGCTAGTAGTATAGCAGTAGCGTCAGCTAAGCCTGTGTCTCGTGATCCAAGATTAAAGACGACACCAACTCAAGATGTACCAGTTTCAAGCGTTGATCCTCGACAGCGAATAAGTACACCAACTCAAAAGGATACGCGGGGTGAAGGCCAAACGCAGCTAGCGGCAAATACAAACACTGTACTTTCAGATCAATTAAAACAGCAGTTACTTTCGAAACAGGCTGTGACTAGCACTATCAACAAGTCTCCAACAAATCTTGCCGGCTCCGATACTGCGACGATAAACgctagtaataacaataatgctAATACGAAcctcaacaataataataacaataaaaatttcagtgGTAACGCAAATAAAGATGCTGTGTCGCATCGAACAAGTCAAAAGAAAGACCCTCGATTGTCTAGTAATAGTAGTGGTAACCTAAACAGTAATAGCTTGAAAGGTTCTCAGATTTCATCTGAGCTAACTAGTAGTTCTGCAACATTATCCGTGAGCTGTAGAGGAAGTGGCAGTAGCGATTCCAAGGCGAAAGACTCGAAGAGCTCCAACTCACGGAGCTCTTCGTCGTCAACGGTCGAGAAATCTTCCACTTCCTCGAAGTCCTCGCATAGGAAAATAGTTAACAAGTCGCGATCTAAACAACCTCAGACATCTCCGAATAAGATACCGAAAATCGACAGAGACGTTAGTCCTGTTAGGTCCAAATCTCGTGAAAAAGACAGTGGAGACAGTTCACCATCCTCGCGTACCTCTCCCCAATCCTTTCAAACCTCTAAAAATCGAAAGAAGAACACGAAATCGAGAAAGCGCAGCCCAAGTCCTCCATATAGAATTCCCAGGCGTAACGATACAAAATCCAATTCAAGTGTAAGCAGTTCCGGCGGTGTCACTGAGGAGGAGCAATCTGGTTCACTGATAGTCTCTCCTCCTCATCCACCCGCGTTCAAAGAAATTCGTCCAAACGCTAGACAAAGAAATTACGTAAGGCGAAATAAGGACGGCAGTCTTAGTCCCGAGCGATCTCCAGCAAATGCTGGAAACGCTCAAGCTACCGTGGAACCAACTTTGGAGTCATCCAGCAAAGATGAAGACTTGAGAGCATCGCTACCTCTTCCAGGTGCAACTGCTTCTGTACCAGAAAAGA AAGAAGACTTAGATTTACGTGTGTTGCCACCGCCTGTTAATACCAACAAGAGGCAAAGTTCGGAACACATGGAGTCAGCTATAGCTAAAAAAACCAAGACCGAGAAATTTGATGC ATTGTTCGGAAATGAGGATGTGGATCTGCGTACTCTAACTCATCCTAAAGCTGGACGGCCGCCGACACCTCCTCCGCCTGTAATATCGGGTGAAGATGGCAAAGATGGATGGGCGAAATTGAAAACCCCTTCAAAGAGCGATAGAGATAAGCAAGCGAATAACACCGACGACAAGAGGGATAGTAGAGACCGGAACAGGGACAGATTGGGTAGACTCAGGCTTTATAATAAGCTTCCTGATGATcctaaagaaagaagaagaacatTGTCTAACGAAGACCAAGATAACAGACCAGGACGACGAGGTCGGGAGAATGATAAACCTGAAAGAAATGaagatagaaatattgaaataataatgaaacaggCTGCCGAACAATTGAATCAGGGCTCTATTACTAAAACGCAATACAATACTCTGATTCAAGAAGTTCTACACATGAGCGAGGACCGCAAGTTGAGAGCTGCGCAACGTAAAGAGAAGGAAGTAGGTTGTATCGTTTGGGAGAAAGGTGTAAATTTGGATATAGCCGGTGGTCCGGGAGACCGTGCATCAACCTTCAGTCCATCAAGCGATAAAGAAGTTATGAGAGGTAAAGAGCATCCGATCCCACGAAATGCAAATGGCCCAAGGTGGCAAAATCAACCATGGCAACAACCGGGACCATGggctcatccgccagggccagcGTATGGTCCTCAAGGACACTTCAATTCGGATTTCCGACCTGTCGGTCCATGGCAAAATCCAAGACATTTTGGACCAATGCGTCCAGATTATCAGTATCACGGTGGTTTTAATCATAACCTTGGTCCGAATCCTCGTTTGGGACCCGGCATTATCGGACCTATGGGGCCTAACGGACCTCTGATGTCGAACCTTCTGCCCAATGGTCCAATTGGTCCAATGGGTATACCTAATCCAGCGATATCTCTGTCAGGCATAAATGGACCCGGAATGATGATGAATAATGGGCCAATATCAAATCTTATGTCAAATCCAAACATAACTTCTTTAGCCACGAGAAATGTATCGCCAAATTCAACCTCCAAGTACGACCTTGAGGATGGCGATCAAAATTATTCCAGTACAATTGTAAAGAATACCAATCCCCATAGCCGTGAATTACCACCGCCAGATCCGAAATTGTTGGACGAAATAGCAAGAGATACTATGAAATCtataaacattgataatatACCACGTGAAATTCGATACTATGGCCAAACAGGAGTAGTCTTCATGAATTGGGATGATCCGAGAGAAATTGGATTCCAAGACGGTATAAGACGGATTTTAATTGATGACAAAGATACTATAACTTGCGCATTTAACGATCAATACAAAGAATTTATGTACGAAGGTGAAGTTCATAG AATTAAATTAGGTGCGCCCACGAGAGAATTGTATGTCGATGATAGATGGTACGAATGTTATTTCGGTGGTATGCCTATAACGATAGATTTGGGTGGTAAGAAAGTTAGTATCAAACTTGAAGGACCGCCGCCACAAGTTAAAATTGGTACTGTGAAGAGAACAGATTTGGTGGTTGCTAAAATTAATCTGATTATCAATGCGAGGAATATGGTTCCCGTCTTTTTAGATGCGAAGCCACAAAT ATTTGAAATCGAAGGAAAGCCTCATACACTCGAATTTATAGACTCGTTACAAACTGTTCTACTGAATGGACGTCCATTTAAAGTTGAATTTGGAGGACTGCCTAAGCCTATCATTGTTAGAGATAAAAAGCATTTTATAAGGTTTTCGGTAGTGCCAAGAGGAGTTCGGCCAGGTTATGTTAAAATTGCTGGCATGAGAGGCGAAGAACCTATCGAATCGCCGCCCACTCCGCCTCTATTAACCCAGAAACCAAAAGTATCGGATACAACTACTGCACCAGCACAATTCTCGACCGTCGAACCCGAGTCAACGTCGCAAGATGGTTCTGATCTTAGATCTACTCCTAAACCGG ACTTGCAATTGGATATGTTGTCTTCGGTATTACCATCCGCAATGGCCCCAGCATCTGGTCTGTCGTATCAAGCAGAACCAGCGGAAAATCCATCGTCGACTGCTCCAGCATTATCGTTACCGTTGAACATGAACGAGTTGTTCCAGAGACTCGTTGAAACTGGTATTGTACCAAACCTCTCGGAGCAGAAGaaaccagaagaagaagaagaaaagaaggaacCGGAAATTATCCCCGTCTCATTCGATAAGCCAGAGACGCTAAAAGT TAAACAACCAGCGATCGCAGCAGCATTATACAGTGGAATGCAGTGCAGCTCCTGCGGTGCTAGATTTGCGCCTGAATTGGCGACCCGTTACAGTCATCATTTAGATTGGCATTTCAGACAAAATAGGCGAGAAAGAGATTCTGCGAGGAAAGCTCATTCACGACCTTGGTACTATGATGTTAGCGATTGGATAcaatttgaagaaattgaagatCTGGAGGACAGAG CACAAAGTTGGTTCGAAACGGAGAAACAAACGGCAGATACAGAAGGTATTGCACCAGAAGACTCTCCTCAGGAAACATTGCAACCTAGTGTTCCTACGGGATCTGATGAGGATTCCAGGTGTCAAGTGTGCCATGATGCATTTGAACAATTTTACAATGAAGAGAAGGAAGAATGGCATTTAAGACCGGCAATTAATTTCGAAGGAAAGAATTACCATCCACTGTGTTTAGAGGACTACAAG GAAAAGAGTCTTGTG AGAGCTTTGGAAAAATCCGCGCTAGCGCTTGAAGAAACCATTGAAGAAATGGAGgatgaaaagaaggaaaattctGACGATACGTtagtagaagaaaataaaactgaagaGTTAAGCATGGAAACGTTGCTTCCTGAAAATGAAACAGCAGCAGATACCTCCGATGAAGCGATGGAAGAGGCTGTTCAGGAAGAAACGTCTGAAGTTATTCAAAAAGAAGATGAAGCCATGATTGTAGATAGCATGGATATAGAGCAAAACGAAAAAGTGGAAGAAGAGCAAGAACTGCAAAAGaataacgaggaatctattcatgGTGAAGCCATGGAGAAAGAGGTTGTGCCTACAACCACTGAAACGGAAGAATCCCAAACAGAGATTGTAGATAAAccgtttgaaaatattaaaatcaaagaaGAGCCACTTGACGAGCCCGAGGAGCAGTTGGAAGAAGAACAATTTGATTTTGCCAGCGTGGAAGTAAAAGAAGAACCTGTTGATCCGGAGCCAG ACCCAGAAGAGAGCGTAATTGCTGAACCTGCATCAGTTGACACAACGTACGCTGCTGTGAAAAGTTCTATAGATGGAAATGTAGAATTGGATTCTACGCCGGCAGCGATTCCAGCGGCGCCGTCTCGTATTaagattaatattacaaaaccaTTGTGTATCAACAAAGAACCAGAAGAAcctaaagagaaagaaaagccTGGAACCGAGACACCTATTGAAGAAGTAACAGAACCTTTGGTGCCTGCCTCTATTAAGCCTGCTTTGCAAGGTAGAAAGTTGTCCAATTTACCACCCGTGGAACGAGGACAAGAGTTGTCGGGACTCTGCTCGATCATGTAA